GTTGTCCGTAAATAAGGAACTTAAGGACTTCAATAAGAGATAGATGGGATTATTTTGCCGGTACAAATTCTAGAGCAGCGCCATTGATGCAGTGGCGTTTTCCGGTAGTCGCACTTGGTCCGTCATCAAAAACATGTCCAAGATGCCCTCCGCAAACGGCACAGTGCTCCTCAGTACGGGGGTAGCCAATCTTATAATCGGTTTCATAGGCCACATTCCCTTCAATAGCACGATCAAAACTCGGCCATCCGGTTCCGGAATCGTATTTGTGCTCACTGCTAAATACCGGTGTTTTGCATCCTGCACAAACATAAGTGCCTGCTTCCTTGTTCCTTAACCACTCACTGCTTCCAGGATTTTCTGTGCCGGCCTTACGCAGTATATAAAATTGCATATCGGTAAGTTCTGCGCGCCATTCGGCTTCTGTTTTAGAAACCTCGTATGTTGTTGATTCTTGTTCTTCGGCTGTGGCCGTTTTATCCTTGTTGTCTTTTTCCTGAGACACTCCTTTACAACCTATGGCCAGCATGCAAATGCCTATCAATACAATCTTTTTCATAACAAATTTTTCTTTAAAGTCGATTCGAATTCCTTTTCCTTTCAAAAATAGTCATAAAAAAACCCCCGAAGAATTCTCCGGGGGTTCTTAAGAAATCTTTAGTATTAATCTAGTGTTATACGGGTAATGTCTTTCTCCTCCACTTGCAATAGATTCATAATCGCATCGATATTAGAAGGATCCATCCTCGACGTTTGTCCGTATTCAGCCGGCACAATAGCGATCCTGAATACCTGGTTGTCCGTGTCGCCGGGCATAAGGGTGCTGAGGTCAAAATCAGACTCAAGGAAAATACTTACATCAAAGAAGGTATGGTCGTAATTGTATTGCAACAATCCCTGGTTTAAGATCCTTGTCTGCGGCAGCAGTCTCCAGATATCAACAAACTCGCCATTTCCATCATCGGTTTCGTCCCAGAGGATGTAAACGAATACCAGATCAGATTCAAATACTTCAACTGTGTTCGGGAATTCATAAAAGATGGAGTATTCATTAGCTGCATCAAAGGTTCCTTCAATTTCCAGGACAGTGCCCAGAATATTAATACCATCCTGGCCG
This DNA window, taken from Muriicola soli, encodes the following:
- a CDS encoding collagen-like protein; protein product: MKKIGLIFSTLVVALMISCEGPAGPPGPPGFDGLDGLDGQDGINILGTVLEIEGTFDAANEYSIFYEFPNTVEVFESDLVFVYILWDETDDGNGEFVDIWRLLPQTRILNQGLLQYNYDHTFFDVSIFLESDFDLSTLMPGDTDNQVFRIAIVPAEYGQTSRMDPSNIDAIMNLLQVEEKDITRITLD
- the msrB gene encoding peptide-methionine (R)-S-oxide reductase MsrB, which gives rise to MKKIVLIGICMLAIGCKGVSQEKDNKDKTATAEEQESTTYEVSKTEAEWRAELTDMQFYILRKAGTENPGSSEWLRNKEAGTYVCAGCKTPVFSSEHKYDSGTGWPSFDRAIEGNVAYETDYKIGYPRTEEHCAVCGGHLGHVFDDGPSATTGKRHCINGAALEFVPAK